In one Hominilimicola fabiformis genomic region, the following are encoded:
- a CDS encoding acyl carrier protein, whose protein sequence is MEEIKEKLRAFIQEKFEIDDDPDFTDDVHLFNEGFVDSFGAVEIIHFIEQTYNIEITQKDITLYPMNTIEEIAEVVENKLS, encoded by the coding sequence ATGGAAGAAATCAAAGAAAAACTAAGAGCATTCATACAGGAGAAATTTGAAATTGATGATGATCCTGATTTTACAGATGATGTACATTTGTTCAACGAAGGTTTTGTCGATTCATTCGGCGCGGTTGAAATAATCCATTTTATCGAACAGACATACAACATCGAAATCACACAAAAGGATATAACACTTTATCCGATGAACACAATCGAAGAAATAGCTGAGGTTGTCGAAAATAAATTATCATAA
- a CDS encoding MBOAT family O-acyltransferase, whose product MWYLQTDVLLRLFIACGAMILISGLSRLIFKKDFGPKVLVFASIAVIAYVSWQLAIAIVCYTLITFIFARILKPLKKTRRFFFVLFSILCTVPFFYGRMTEFFPQLPVIITFVGIAYHMLKAVDVMYFVYYTDMDIPFLTYVNYMLFFPTFTAGPIFRYRDFQKVYNKPVPLTTDRFITCVKRFIKGMFKKMVVLYFVSTFFNFLVASEKHWYVSLAIVVFSYLFLFFDLSGYSDMAIAVGSVMGYTVPENFRKPWAAASFTQFWRNWHITLSDWVREHIFVVLNGKKLGKLASAGMGFLVMYVMEMWHGFTWVYVIGGIYNGLCLGLENLLGLTKAEKRKMKKPVYIARCIIVNMLFAFNTLMFTVTPAQFFEILKGFIRI is encoded by the coding sequence ATGTGGTATCTTCAGACAGATGTACTTTTAAGACTTTTTATAGCCTGCGGTGCAATGATACTGATTTCAGGACTTTCAAGGCTGATTTTCAAAAAAGATTTCGGACCTAAAGTTCTTGTATTTGCAAGTATAGCAGTTATAGCATATGTTTCGTGGCAGCTTGCCATAGCGATTGTATGCTATACACTTATAACATTTATTTTCGCACGAATACTGAAACCGCTGAAAAAAACACGGCGGTTTTTCTTCGTACTGTTCAGTATTTTGTGTACAGTGCCGTTTTTCTACGGACGAATGACGGAGTTTTTCCCGCAGTTGCCTGTAATAATTACATTTGTGGGAATAGCGTATCATATGCTAAAAGCGGTTGACGTTATGTACTTCGTGTACTATACGGATATGGATATTCCGTTTTTGACGTATGTGAATTATATGTTGTTTTTCCCGACGTTTACGGCAGGCCCGATTTTCAGATACAGAGATTTTCAAAAGGTATATAATAAACCCGTACCGCTAACGACAGACAGATTTATAACTTGCGTAAAGCGATTTATAAAGGGTATGTTTAAGAAAATGGTTGTACTTTACTTTGTAAGCACATTCTTTAACTTCCTTGTCGCAAGCGAAAAACATTGGTATGTAAGCCTTGCGATAGTGGTTTTCAGCTATCTGTTCCTGTTCTTCGACTTGTCGGGTTACAGTGATATGGCGATAGCCGTAGGCTCGGTTATGGGATATACAGTACCCGAAAACTTCAGAAAGCCTTGGGCGGCGGCATCATTTACGCAGTTCTGGCGTAACTGGCACATAACTCTTTCCGATTGGGTCAGAGAACATATTTTTGTTGTATTAAACGGAAAAAAACTCGGAAAACTTGCTTCAGCCGGAATGGGCTTTCTTGTAATGTACGTTATGGAAATGTGGCACGGTTTTACTTGGGTGTACGTTATCGGCGGTATTTATAACGGTTTGTGTCTTGGTCTTGAAAACCTTTTGGGACTTACAAAGGCGGAAAAACGTAAGATGAAAAAGCCTGTCTATATTGCAAGATGTATTATAGTAAATATGCTTTTTGCATTTAATACATTGATGTTTACCGTAACACCTGCACAGTTTTTTGAGATACTTAAAGGATTTATAAGAATATGA
- a CDS encoding FG-GAP repeat domain-containing protein produces MKKLIPIFLAVLCLTACGNEQVKNPDTLSTAVISSSDSVTAKNTLNSLNESTVATLTADKIDASNIGDLSDYDVLYIDKSVVETGGFNASAVEEYVSNGGSVFLDNDVYNVFDKDFIGAEDFVTIDSCPVDMIYPENSDKGIKKIQSLLSDFSMLYRNYADYNDVLVNQNYGVGVVPSTAECIASKDNVGIYTVNQYGNGYVFFTNPLLPNSFSVNNLSPDDTGEYLSATTVGANKLLRDYFAEFVSLKNYGYAVEHVLGSFAKPVASWELHYEDITGIDNGSAEIFEEMCERYGQVPSFTLARNPYIWFRRAESVTYALNNNGQFAMDPYENAYSSGTHFVTAKEWLSLDYDDNTISYFEDSHDYIKRAYPCPTDFNGDGKMDLICGSADGKLYYFEGTGMKSNYELDVATMFTDMDGNQISVGAYSSPTTADIDNDGVDEIITGDENGSIHCFKRSDGMVLDDQGIILETGLTDAMPSIDDLNGDGVLDMAVGSRNGEMRIYYGDMGEYSVLFNAYETVDTGQSWCSPCIADADGDGVNELYAGTFEGYIAKFENNVFNGYIEGNESNYKGNNNLKFGANSVPRFYDIDGDGNKDLVVGSLEYGMAVPIDSDYFPYREKLQKQLDGFKDRGIYVGVHALSNEYADSTHDQRELEYQKNAFESYGLPWIGSGVNQHTWRTSKIGYDTHFDNMSGYDGTYKSQFDAGLYWNSGSQTPNSIAVPEVSAENSILVPFYLDNGQLMLQPSNTPNGNSEFSAISAKYEVPILFYNHCDYVYREQDSEEEKIKKVDTLVDDYGYNFVQENQLAKMTAAAYNSRVSAKWDNDTLYLSAAAKNEDIPLYDKNYQNSTGVKVIFADGVTVDEFNIDASVAYKKDNCIYTSLDKGVKISKNGENKDINITSVNVPAKISKNDNGATIKFCDGGMMTVEVAGNARTTSKGWETTQQEGKTLFRKYGKAETLKITK; encoded by the coding sequence ATGAAAAAACTTATACCAATATTTCTTGCAGTGCTTTGTCTTACGGCGTGCGGAAATGAACAGGTAAAAAATCCCGATACATTGTCTACAGCGGTAATTTCGTCCTCGGACAGTGTTACGGCAAAAAACACTTTAAACAGTTTAAATGAATCAACCGTTGCAACATTGACCGCCGATAAAATCGACGCGTCAAACATCGGTGATTTGTCGGATTATGATGTTTTGTACATTGATAAAAGCGTTGTTGAAACAGGCGGTTTTAATGCAAGTGCAGTTGAGGAATATGTATCAAACGGCGGAAGTGTTTTCCTTGACAATGATGTGTATAACGTATTTGATAAGGACTTTATCGGTGCGGAGGACTTTGTAACGATTGATTCTTGTCCGGTTGATATGATTTATCCCGAGAACAGCGATAAAGGAATAAAGAAAATTCAGTCGCTTTTGTCTGATTTTTCGATGTTGTACAGAAATTATGCCGATTATAATGATGTGCTTGTAAATCAAAATTACGGAGTCGGCGTTGTTCCGTCAACAGCGGAATGTATTGCGTCAAAGGATAATGTGGGAATTTATACGGTAAATCAGTACGGAAACGGTTATGTGTTCTTCACCAATCCGCTTTTACCAAATTCATTTTCCGTAAACAATCTTTCTCCCGATGATACCGGCGAATACCTTTCAGCAACAACGGTCGGTGCAAATAAATTGCTCAGAGATTATTTTGCGGAATTTGTTTCGCTTAAAAATTACGGATATGCCGTTGAACACGTTTTGGGCAGCTTTGCAAAGCCTGTTGCCTCGTGGGAGCTTCACTATGAGGATATTACGGGTATAGATAACGGCTCGGCGGAAATTTTTGAGGAAATGTGTGAAAGATACGGTCAAGTACCGTCATTCACGCTTGCAAGAAATCCGTATATTTGGTTCAGACGTGCCGAAAGTGTGACGTATGCACTGAATAATAACGGTCAATTTGCAATGGATCCGTATGAAAATGCGTATTCATCGGGAACGCACTTTGTAACCGCAAAGGAATGGCTGTCACTTGATTATGACGATAACACAATCAGCTATTTTGAGGACAGCCACGATTATATAAAACGTGCTTATCCGTGTCCGACGGACTTTAACGGTGACGGCAAGATGGACTTGATTTGCGGAAGTGCGGACGGAAAACTGTACTATTTCGAGGGTACGGGAATGAAATCGAATTACGAACTTGACGTTGCGACTATGTTTACCGATATGGACGGAAATCAAATTTCGGTCGGTGCATATTCATCACCTACAACTGCCGATATTGATAATGACGGTGTTGATGAAATAATTACAGGTGATGAAAACGGAAGTATCCATTGCTTTAAAAGATCTGACGGTATGGTGCTTGACGATCAAGGCATCATTCTTGAAACAGGACTTACCGACGCAATGCCGTCAATCGATGATTTGAACGGTGACGGCGTGCTTGATATGGCGGTCGGCTCACGAAACGGCGAAATGAGAATATATTACGGCGATATGGGTGAGTACAGTGTTTTGTTTAATGCTTACGAAACCGTTGATACAGGTCAAAGTTGGTGTTCGCCTTGTATAGCCGACGCAGACGGTGACGGCGTGAATGAGCTTTACGCAGGTACGTTTGAGGGATATATCGCGAAGTTTGAAAATAATGTTTTTAACGGTTATATTGAAGGCAATGAAAGCAATTATAAGGGTAATAATAATCTGAAATTCGGTGCGAACAGTGTACCGCGATTTTATGATATTGACGGTGACGGCAACAAAGATTTGGTTGTCGGCTCACTTGAATACGGTATGGCTGTGCCTATAGACAGCGATTATTTTCCGTATCGTGAAAAATTGCAGAAACAGCTTGACGGCTTTAAGGACAGAGGAATCTATGTCGGTGTACACGCACTTTCAAATGAATATGCCGACAGTACGCATGACCAAAGGGAGCTTGAATATCAGAAAAATGCGTTTGAGTCATACGGACTTCCATGGATAGGCAGTGGTGTAAATCAGCATACATGGAGAACAAGTAAAATCGGTTATGACACGCATTTTGATAATATGAGCGGTTATGACGGAACATACAAGAGTCAGTTTGATGCGGGACTTTATTGGAACAGCGGTTCGCAGACTCCGAACAGTATCGCTGTACCGGAAGTAAGCGCGGAAAATTCAATTCTTGTTCCGTTCTATCTCGATAACGGTCAGCTTATGCTTCAACCGTCAAATACACCGAACGGAAACAGCGAATTTTCGGCGATTTCCGCAAAGTATGAAGTGCCTATTCTTTTCTACAATCACTGCGATTACGTTTACCGTGAGCAAGACAGCGAGGAGGAGAAGATTAAAAAGGTTGATACGCTTGTAGATGATTACGGCTATAATTTCGTACAGGAAAATCAGCTTGCAAAGATGACTGCGGCGGCATATAACAGCAGGGTCAGTGCAAAGTGGGATAATGATACTTTGTATTTGTCGGCGGCGGCAAAAAATGAGGATATTCCGCTGTATGATAAGAATTATCAAAATTCTACCGGCGTAAAAGTGATTTTTGCCGACGGTGTTACGGTTGATGAATTTAATATAGACGCAAGTGTTGCATATAAAAAAGATAACTGCATTTATACGTCACTTGATAAAGGCGTAAAGATTTCAAAGAACGGTGAAAATAAAGATATAAATATCACTTCGGTGAATGTACCTGCAAAAATTTCAAAGAATGATAATGGTGCAACGATTAAATTCTGTGACGGCGGTATGATGACTGTTGAAGTTGCCGGTAATGCGCGTACAACGTCAAAAGGCTGGGAAACAACTCAACAAGAGGGTAAAACACTGTTTAGAAAATACGGAAAAGCAGAAACTTTGAAAATAACAAAATAA
- a CDS encoding sirohydrochlorin cobaltochelatase, protein MKTAILVISFGTSHRDTLEKTIGAVEKKLKYEFKTDVFRAFTSGMIIKKLRERDGIEIDTVDEALEKLYKSGYTDIFCVPTHIMCGIEYDKACRMIEKFNDKMKIRISRPLVTETSDYYNIVDIFKHRLTDKNRLYVFMGHGSDHFANAAYPALDYHFKNADMNNVFVGTVEGFPDLETVISHAMKTDIKNVTLLPFMLVCGDHAKNDMAVEWKEEFENNGFNVECDLTGLGEIKEIQDMYAEHLRNVWGQ, encoded by the coding sequence ATGAAAACTGCAATACTTGTCATAAGCTTTGGCACAAGCCACCGCGATACGCTTGAAAAAACAATCGGTGCTGTCGAAAAAAAGCTTAAATATGAATTTAAAACAGATGTTTTCCGTGCATTTACAAGCGGTATGATTATTAAAAAGCTACGTGAACGTGACGGAATAGAAATTGATACTGTAGATGAAGCACTTGAAAAATTATATAAAAGCGGTTACACAGATATTTTTTGTGTCCCTACTCACATTATGTGCGGTATTGAATACGACAAAGCTTGCAGAATGATTGAGAAATTTAACGACAAAATGAAAATCAGAATTTCTCGTCCGCTTGTTACCGAAACGAGTGACTATTACAACATTGTTGATATTTTCAAACACAGACTTACCGACAAAAACAGACTTTACGTTTTTATGGGACACGGCAGCGACCATTTTGCGAATGCCGCCTACCCTGCCCTTGATTATCACTTTAAAAATGCCGATATGAACAACGTATTTGTCGGTACTGTTGAGGGTTTTCCCGACCTTGAAACAGTCATCTCCCACGCAATGAAAACCGATATAAAGAATGTAACACTACTCCCGTTTATGCTTGTATGCGGCGACCACGCGAAAAATGATATGGCTGTCGAATGGAAAGAAGAATTTGAAAATAACGGTTTCAATGTCGAGTGTGACCTTACGGGACTTGGCGAAATTAAAGAAATACAAGATATGTACGCCGAGCATTTAAGAAATGTTTGGGGACAGTAA
- a CDS encoding precorrin-2 dehydrogenase/sirohydrochlorin ferrochelatase family protein, translated as MFPIMLNIRGRKCTVAGGGNVAERKVKTLLKYGADVTAVSPVFKDGFPNVKRLEKEYSSSDIENSFLVIAATDNKEVNQTIYNDAKKRNILVSLSDDTEHSDFILPSSKNYDDITISVSTNGKSPALAKKISQIKSNDLEFYASILPIIEKYRSILISESRDTKKEILNFMVSDEMLEIAKESLELYEQKIKEKI; from the coding sequence ATGTTTCCGATAATGCTGAATATACGCGGAAGAAAATGTACCGTTGCAGGCGGTGGAAATGTTGCGGAAAGAAAGGTTAAAACGCTTTTAAAATACGGTGCAGACGTAACTGCAGTAAGTCCTGTTTTTAAAGACGGATTTCCAAACGTCAAACGACTTGAAAAAGAATATTCCTCAAGTGACATAGAAAATTCTTTTCTTGTCATAGCCGCAACAGACAACAAAGAAGTAAATCAAACGATTTACAATGACGCAAAAAAGCGCAACATTTTAGTGTCCCTATCTGATGACACAGAGCATTCCGATTTTATATTACCGTCATCAAAAAACTACGATGACATAACGATTTCTGTTTCGACAAACGGCAAATCACCGGCACTTGCGAAAAAAATCAGCCAAATTAAATCAAACGATTTAGAATTTTACGCAAGCATTTTACCTATAATAGAGAAATACAGAAGTATTTTAATAAGCGAAAGCAGGGACACTAAAAAAGAAATATTAAATTTTATGGTTTCCGATGAAATGCTCGAAATTGCAAAAGAAAGTTTAGAATTATATGAACAGAAAATAAAGGAGAAAATATGA
- the hemB gene encoding porphobilinogen synthase, protein MIRRPRRLRVTKQIRDLVHETSIDKTDLIYPMFIIDGETEDIPSMPNIKRYSLTDLPSALDEVVSAGVGAVLYFGIPKTKDEFGSEAYNEFGIVQRAIRLTKELYPDLIVIADICLCEYTSHGHCGVIEHDCIVNDKTLPLLAKASVACAKAGADIVAPSDMMDGRVGAIRQALDENRFEDVLIMAYSVKYSSSFYGPFRDAADSAPSFGDRKSYQMDFRNKKEAIIETQLDIDEGADIIMVKPGMPYLDIAKTVSDTFSVPLAIYHVSGEYSMIKAAAQNGWIDEKSIVLESLTAMKRAGAKMLITYYAVEAAKWLEEN, encoded by the coding sequence ATGATCAGACGACCAAGACGACTTCGTGTGACAAAACAAATTCGCGACCTTGTACACGAAACTTCGATTGACAAAACAGACTTAATATATCCGATGTTCATAATTGACGGCGAAACAGAAGATATTCCGTCAATGCCGAACATCAAGCGATACTCGCTTACCGACCTGCCGTCCGCACTTGATGAAGTGGTTTCGGCAGGTGTCGGTGCGGTGCTTTACTTCGGTATTCCGAAAACAAAAGATGAATTCGGCAGTGAGGCATACAATGAATTTGGCATTGTTCAACGTGCAATCCGCCTTACAAAAGAACTGTATCCCGATTTAATCGTAATTGCCGATATTTGTCTTTGCGAGTACACTTCGCATGGTCACTGCGGTGTTATTGAACACGACTGTATCGTCAACGACAAGACTTTACCGCTTTTAGCAAAAGCGTCGGTGGCTTGTGCAAAAGCAGGTGCGGATATTGTTGCACCGTCGGATATGATGGACGGACGAGTAGGTGCAATACGTCAGGCACTTGACGAAAACCGCTTTGAGGACGTACTTATAATGGCATACAGCGTCAAATATTCATCATCATTTTACGGACCGTTCCGCGACGCAGCTGACAGTGCTCCGTCGTTTGGGGACAGAAAAAGTTATCAAATGGATTTCAGAAATAAAAAAGAGGCAATTATCGAAACACAGCTTGACATTGACGAAGGTGCGGACATAATCATGGTGAAACCCGGTATGCCGTATCTTGACATTGCAAAAACGGTCAGCGATACTTTTAGTGTCCCTCTTGCAATATATCATGTAAGCGGTGAATACTCAATGATTAAAGCCGCCGCACAAAACGGTTGGATTGATGAAAAGTCAATCGTCCTTGAAAGCCTTACCGCAATGAAACGTGCCGGTGCAAAAATGCTTATAACCTACTACGCGGTCGAGGCTGCAAAGTGGTTGGAGGAAAACTGA
- the cobA gene encoding uroporphyrinogen-III C-methyltransferase, which yields MVYLVGAGPGDSGLITQKGLECIKKADVIIYDHLANPTLLSYAKNDCKLIYAGKIAGNHHMVQEEINKTLVEHSRLGNVVRLKGGDPFIFGRGGEEIIALIENNIDYEIVPGISSCYSAAEYCSIPVTHRGVATSFHVITGHEKVGNETVNYSALAKLSGTLVFLMGLSSAENISNKLIENGKSENTPVAVISSGTTPRQKCVTGTLNNLSALAKQMTSPAIILVGDVVNLKQDWFKQKNTKILTTATPLMNKSIKNAATDFDITELPLIKTVPINFDLFSKADIAHFSHIVFTSANGVKIFFEYLQKSKTDIRTLRDTKFAVVGKKTADALESYGIYADMVPQIHSGLELARLMCEKCSKNDNILLIRAENGVSTIPNILSENNVNFTDMHLYRTETDNSKQELLNLCLNDTDYVILSSGSAAKAFSEMADTSNVKLISIGNETTKSAEKCGLKIYKTADNATAESIIDCIRRDTK from the coding sequence ATGGTATATCTTGTAGGTGCAGGCCCCGGTGACAGCGGATTAATCACGCAGAAAGGTCTTGAATGTATAAAAAAAGCGGACGTCATAATTTACGACCACCTTGCAAATCCGACTTTATTGAGCTATGCAAAAAACGACTGTAAATTGATTTATGCCGGAAAAATCGCAGGCAATCATCACATGGTACAGGAGGAAATCAACAAAACCCTTGTTGAACACAGCCGTTTAGGAAATGTTGTACGTCTGAAAGGCGGCGATCCGTTTATTTTCGGTCGCGGAGGTGAAGAAATTATCGCGCTGATCGAAAATAATATTGACTACGAAATTGTACCCGGTATTTCTTCTTGTTACAGTGCCGCCGAATATTGCAGTATTCCAGTCACTCACCGCGGAGTTGCAACTTCATTTCACGTTATAACAGGTCACGAAAAAGTCGGAAATGAAACGGTTAATTACAGCGCACTTGCAAAACTCAGCGGAACGCTTGTTTTTCTTATGGGGCTTTCGTCTGCCGAAAATATAAGCAATAAGCTTATTGAAAACGGTAAATCGGAAAATACACCTGTTGCCGTAATTTCAAGCGGCACAACGCCGCGTCAAAAATGTGTTACGGGGACACTAAATAATTTATCTGCATTGGCAAAACAAATGACTTCTCCGGCGATAATTCTTGTCGGTGATGTGGTGAATTTAAAGCAAGATTGGTTTAAACAAAAAAATACAAAAATACTCACAACCGCAACACCGTTAATGAACAAAAGCATAAAAAATGCGGCGACCGATTTTGACATAACGGAGCTTCCTTTAATCAAAACAGTTCCGATTAATTTCGACTTGTTTTCAAAAGCGGATATAGCACACTTTTCACATATAGTATTTACAAGTGCAAACGGTGTTAAAATATTTTTTGAATATTTACAAAAATCAAAAACCGATATACGCACTTTAAGGGACACTAAATTCGCTGTTGTCGGGAAAAAAACAGCCGACGCACTTGAAAGTTACGGCATATATGCCGACATGGTTCCTCAAATTCATTCGGGACTTGAGCTTGCTCGCCTAATGTGCGAAAAGTGCAGCAAAAACGACAATATTCTTTTAATTCGAGCCGAAAACGGTGTAAGCACCATACCGAATATTTTAAGTGAAAATAATGTTAATTTCACCGATATGCACCTTTACAGAACAGAAACCGACAACTCAAAACAGGAACTTTTGAATTTATGTCTAAACGATACTGACTATGTCATATTATCAAGCGGTTCTGCCGCAAAGGCATTTTCCGAAATGGCAGACACATCAAATGTAAAGCTGATTTCAATAGGAAACGAAACAACAAAATCCGCCGAAAAATGCGGGCTTAAAATTTATAAAACAGCCGACAATGCAACCGCAGAAAGCATTATCGACTGTATCAGGAGGGACACTAAATGA
- the hemC gene encoding hydroxymethylbilane synthase, whose product MSIIKIGSRKSQLAIKQTEAVIKKLKEHFPNDTFEIVGISTKGDRQLDKSLQSFGGKGVFIKEIETALLSGEIDMAVHSAKDMPTEICNGLTISAALLRDDRSDVLVHFGDTELSDIKIIGTGSARRQSQAEKLFPNAVFKPIRGNIGTRLEKVKNGEYDAVIMARAAINRLAVSDVKIENLGDNFICAAGQGILAIETVVGKADKYAQAINDKVAMTELKCERAFLQYTGGGCHAPCGASAEFNGKEIKMCTFFKENDKEIYLEMFGNDPILLGKKMAEITLDKIKE is encoded by the coding sequence GTGAGTATAATAAAAATCGGCTCAAGAAAAAGCCAGCTTGCAATCAAGCAAACAGAGGCTGTAATCAAAAAATTGAAAGAGCATTTTCCAAACGACACTTTTGAAATTGTCGGCATTTCAACAAAGGGTGACCGTCAGCTTGATAAGTCGCTCCAAAGTTTCGGCGGAAAAGGTGTTTTTATAAAAGAAATCGAAACCGCACTTTTAAGCGGTGAAATAGATATGGCGGTGCATAGTGCAAAGGATATGCCGACAGAAATTTGCAACGGTCTTACGATAAGTGCCGCACTTCTTCGCGACGACAGAAGTGATGTGCTTGTTCATTTTGGAGACACTGAATTATCCGATATAAAAATAATCGGTACAGGCAGTGCAAGACGCCAGTCACAGGCTGAAAAACTGTTCCCGAACGCTGTTTTTAAGCCAATCAGAGGTAATATCGGCACTCGTCTTGAAAAAGTCAAAAACGGTGAATACGATGCGGTTATTATGGCTCGTGCCGCAATAAACCGTCTTGCCGTTTCCGACGTTAAAATCGAAAATCTCGGCGATAATTTCATATGCGCCGCAGGTCAGGGTATTCTTGCCATTGAAACTGTCGTCGGCAAAGCCGATAAATACGCACAGGCGATAAATGATAAAGTCGCAATGACCGAATTAAAATGCGAACGCGCATTTTTGCAGTACACAGGCGGTGGCTGTCATGCACCGTGCGGTGCGTCGGCTGAATTTAACGGTAAAGAAATTAAAATGTGTACGTTTTTCAAAGAAAACGACAAAGAAATTTATCTTGAAATGTTCGGAAACGATCCGATATTACTCGGCAAAAAAATGGCTGAAATAACGCTTGATAAAATTAAGGAGTAA
- the hemA gene encoding glutamyl-tRNA reductase — MELLAVSISHENTPISIREKVSFTKKKQAEILKYIKQNIAEECVLLSTCNRCEFYLAGYNMKDKFIDCLVSLTDEFVKKYISIYEGDDCSRHLALTASGLKSMILGEDQILGQVKDAHEFAKEHLCCGKYLNTLFRISVTGAKKVKTETLLSKTPVSAATIAIKQCQNILGTLNNKNILIIGASGKTGSIVLKDLLSLDGVNIYATSRTHDGIINHIDGAITVDYDKRYDNLDMYDAVISATSSPHIVLEKSRTKNAIKTCKKRVFIDLAVPRDIEIFEDEYTVYKNIDDLTEIADNNNRIKQQEIMKAEKILQKYIDEFRIWKLFSESETLFKSAENKIENESEKNTFRHKIYNLKSDNNYAKFSEFIILLREKLT, encoded by the coding sequence ATGGAACTGCTTGCAGTGAGTATCAGCCACGAAAATACTCCAATATCAATTCGTGAGAAAGTATCTTTTACAAAGAAAAAACAGGCTGAAATTTTAAAGTATATAAAACAGAATATCGCTGAAGAATGTGTGCTTTTGTCCACTTGCAACCGTTGTGAATTTTATCTTGCGGGGTATAATATGAAAGATAAATTCATTGACTGTTTAGTGTCCCTAACCGATGAATTTGTTAAAAAGTACATAAGCATATATGAGGGCGACGATTGTTCGCGTCATCTTGCACTTACCGCGTCGGGGCTTAAATCCATGATTCTCGGTGAGGATCAGATTTTAGGTCAGGTTAAAGACGCGCACGAATTTGCAAAAGAACATTTGTGTTGCGGAAAATATCTCAACACACTTTTCCGTATTTCCGTAACGGGTGCAAAAAAAGTTAAAACGGAAACGCTTTTATCGAAAACTCCTGTTTCCGCGGCAACTATTGCAATAAAACAGTGTCAAAATATTTTGGGGACACTAAATAACAAAAACATATTAATTATCGGTGCAAGCGGAAAAACAGGCTCTATCGTTCTTAAAGATTTACTGTCCCTTGACGGTGTAAATATTTATGCCACTTCGCGTACGCATGACGGCATTATAAACCACATTGACGGTGCGATTACCGTTGATTACGACAAGCGTTATGATAATCTTGATATGTATGACGCCGTAATCAGTGCCACATCCAGTCCGCATATCGTACTTGAAAAAAGCAGAACAAAAAACGCAATAAAGACTTGTAAAAAGCGAGTTTTTATCGACCTTGCAGTACCTCGTGACATTGAGATATTCGAGGATGAATACACAGTTTACAAAAATATTGACGATTTAACCGAAATCGCGGACAATAACAACAGAATTAAACAACAGGAAATTATGAAAGCCGAAAAAATTCTTCAAAAATATATTGATGAATTTCGTATATGGAAACTTTTTTCCGAAAGCGAAACATTATTCAAATCGGCAGAGAATAAAATTGAAAACGAGAGCGAAAAGAACACTTTTCGCCATAAAATATATAATCTGAAATCAGACAACAATTATGCAAAATTCAGTGAATTTATTATTTTGCTTAGGGAGAAATTAACGTGA
- the cobI gene encoding precorrin-2 C(20)-methyltransferase, whose protein sequence is MAKFYSVGVGAGDGSYITLGALRALEQADIIAVPVKKYGEKSTALEIIRKEFDTDKKEISELEFRMSGDTKIREESRRNSSEKIISALKDGKDVAMVTLGDVSVYSTCTYVHNAVKNAGFELEIIPGITSFCAAADKAQISLCEGNESVAIIPSLKSNLLEKYIADFDTVVIMKSGNDTDVIYDILKKYRLENNAIVSSCIGMENEIIEKIQKGKSYGYFTTVIVRK, encoded by the coding sequence ATGGCAAAATTCTATTCCGTCGGAGTCGGTGCAGGTGACGGTTCATATATAACTCTCGGTGCGCTTCGTGCATTGGAACAGGCTGATATAATCGCCGTTCCCGTTAAAAAATACGGAGAAAAATCAACTGCACTTGAAATAATCCGCAAGGAATTTGATACGGATAAAAAAGAAATTTCAGAACTTGAATTTCGCATGAGCGGGGACACTAAAATCAGAGAGGAGTCCCGCAGAAATTCATCCGAAAAAATTATATCGGCGTTAAAAGACGGAAAAGATGTTGCAATGGTTACTCTCGGTGACGTTTCGGTTTACAGTACCTGCACATACGTTCACAATGCAGTGAAAAATGCAGGCTTTGAACTTGAAATTATACCCGGTATAACTTCATTTTGTGCCGCTGCGGACAAGGCACAAATAAGTCTTTGCGAGGGAAACGAATCGGTTGCGATTATTCCCTCGCTTAAATCAAATTTACTTGAAAAATATATTGCCGATTTTGATACGGTTGTGATTATGAAATCGGGCAACGATACAGATGTAATATACGACATTTTAAAAAAGTACAGACTTGAAAACAACGCGATTGTTTCAAGCTGTATCGGTATGGAAAACGAAATTATCGAAAAAATACAAAAAGGCAAATCATACGGTTATTTTACAACCGTTATTGTAAGAAAATAA